In the genome of Bacteroidales bacterium, the window ATTATCAATACCCCCGATTAAAATCGGGGGTTATAAATAGTTTGTCCCTACGGGACATTTCTTAACTTTTCTGACTTTATAAACAGATACTAATTAATCAATCCTTTTTCAATAAGCTGTTTTTCCATTTCAACTTTCAATTCATTAGCCTTTTCTCTTACTTTTTTTGTAAAATTGTTTGAATTATCAGCATAAATAATAGCCCTTGACGAGTTTACAATTAATCCACATTTATTATTCAAACCGTATTGTGCAACTTCGCTTAAATTTCCGCCTTGTGTTCCTATTCCTGGGATTAAAAGAAAATTATCAGGAATAATTTTTCTTATTTCTTTTAACATTTCTGACTTGGTAGCGCCAACCACATACATTATATTTTCTTTGCTTCCCCATTTTTTAGATGTTTCTATAACTTTTTCGTATAAGGTTTTATTATCAATATTATCCTTGATAAATTGAAAATCTTTTGAACCTGTATTAGAATTCAGAGCAAGAATAATTGCCCATTTATCTTTAAATTCAAGAAATGGTTTAACCGAATCTTCACCCATATATGGAGATACTGTAATAGCATCAAAATTCATGTTTTCAAAAAATGTTTTAGCATACATTCTTGATGTATTGCCAATATCGCCTCGTTTTGCATCAGCAATAAGAAAAATGTCAGGATGTTCTTTTTTGATATAAGTAACTGTTTTTTCTAAAGTTTTCCAGCCTTTAACTCCCATACATTCATAAAAAGCCAAGTTTGGTTTATATGCTATTGTTAAATCATAAGTTGTTTCAATTATCCTTTTGTTAAATTCAAAAATCGGATCATCAAACTTTAATAAAAATTCAGGAATTTTATTAATATCAGAATCTAAACCTATACAAAGGAAACTTTTCTTTTTTTTGATATTTTTGAATAATTCCTCTATCGACATTTTATTAAAATTTACAGATTACTTTCCTTTAATCTTTCAGCGTTTTCTGCTATTTGCAATTTATTGATTATCTCCTGGATATTTCCATCGAGTATTGAAGGCAAATTATATAATGTAAGAGTAATTCTGTGGTCTGTAACACGTCCCTGTGGATAATTATATGTTCTGATTTTAGCGGATCTGTCGCCTGTAGAGACCATTGTTTTTCTTTTTGAAGAAATTTCATCGAGATATTTTTGATATTCAAGATTATACAATCGTGTACGGAGTTCTGCCATTGCCTTGTCAAGGTTTTTTAATTGTGATTTTTGGTCTTGACAAGTTACTACAATACCTGTTGGAGTGTGAGTTAACCTTATTGCTGAATATGTAGTATTAACCGATTGTCCTCCAGGTCCCGAAGAACAATATGTGTCTTTACGTATATCATCAGCATTAATTTGAATATCAAATTCGCCGGCTTCCGGTAAAACTGCTACTGAAGCAGCCGAAGTGTGTAGTCTTCCCTGTGTTTCAGTCTGTGGAACTCTTTGAACCCTGTGAACACCGGATTCGTATTTTAATATCCCATATACACCTTCACCGGCAACCTTAAAAATAATTTCTTTATAACCTCCCGATGTCCCTTCGCTAACATGTGTAATGTCAACTTTCCATCTTTTTGCTTCACAATATTTTGTGTACATTCTGAATAAATCTCCGGCAAAAATACTTGCTTCATCTCCACCTGTACCTGCACGAATTTCAACCATTGCATTTTTGTCATCTTCAGGATCAGCAGGGATTAACAAAAATTTTATTTTTTCTTCTAAAGGTTTTATTTTTTCATTTAATTCTTCTAACTCTGCCTTAGCCATTTCTCTCAATTCTTCATCTTTTTCAGTGGAAAGCATTTGTTTTGTGGAATCTATATTGCTTAAAACGTTTGTATATTCTTTGTATGCATCAATTATTGGCTCAAGGTCTTTATATTCTTTATTGAGTTTGATATATCGTTTCATATCAGAAATTACTTCCGGTTCAGAAATTAGCTTTTCAACTTCTTCATATCTTAACTTAACTCCTTCTAATTTTTCTAATATCATGTTTTTTGCCATAGCTCAAGTTTGTTTTTGGTTACTGGTTTCTTGTTACTGGTTGCTTGTTTCTAAAAATATTGAAATTCTCCAAATTTACTAATAATTGTTAATTTTTTGGTAGTTGATTTTTCACAATAACCGATTATTTTAGCATCAATGTTAAATTTTGCTGAAATGTTAATTATATCTTTGGCTATTTTTTCAGGAACATACAACTCAAACCTGTGTCCCATATTAAAAACCTTATACATTTCTTCCCATGTTGTGTCTGATTGTTCTTTAATTATCTTAAATAATACCGGCACATCAAACATATTGTTTTTAATAACATGTAAATTATCAATAAAATTCAGGATTTTAGTTTGTGCACCTCCACTACAATGAATCATACCATGTATAAATGGGTGGAAATTTTCAAGAATTTCTTTTATAACAGGAGCATAAGTTCTTGTTGGTGATAAAACCAATTTGCCAACATTAATACCAAGTTCTTCGATTTTATCTGTAAGTTTATATTTCCCTGAATATACCAGTTCTTCAGGAATTGCTCCGTCAAAACTTTCAGGATAAAGTTTAGCGAGATAATTTGAAAATATATCATGTCTTGCAGATGTTAGTCCGTTGCTTCCCATTCCGCCATTATATTCTTTTTCGTAACTTGCTCTCCCTGACGAAGATAAGCCTATAATAACATCTCCTTCCTGAATATTTTCATTTGAAATTACCTTGTCTCTTCTCATTCTGCATGTTACAGTTGAATCAACAATTATTGTTCTTACCAAATCTCCTACATCTGCCGTTTCTCCTCCTGTAGAATGAATATTTATACCTAATTCTTTCAGTTCGTTGATAATTTCATTTGTACCATTAATAATTGCAGAAATCACTTCACCAGGAATCAAATTTTTATTCCTGCCTATGGTAGATGAAATAAGTATATTATCTGTAGCTCCTACACAAAGCAAATCGTCAATATTCATAACTATTGCATCCTGTGCAATTCCTTTCCATACCGAAATATCACCCGTTTCTTTCCAATAAATATAAGCCAATGAAGATTTTGTGCCTGCACCATCTGCATGCATTATGTTACAATACTTATCGTCGCCACTAAGATAATCAGGGATAATTTTACAAAATGCTTTTGGAAAAATACCTTTATCAATATTTTTAATTGCATTATGTACATCCTCTTTTGAAGCTGAAACACCCCTTTTATTATATCGTGATTCGGTTTTCATTTTTAAAAATATAAAAGATACTGAAGTTCATTGTTAGCAACCGTAATTATTCTATTTTCATTTTATAACTAAAATAAACATATTCACATTTTTTCCCATTTTCCTGTGTCCCTGGTTTCCATTTAGGCATTAAGGAAATCACTCTTTCTACTTCTTTTTCTAAACTGGGATATTTCAAATTATAATTTATATGAGATTCTTTAACTATTCCAAATGAATCTATTTTAAATCCAATGTATAAATATTGTCCTATTAATTCTTTATTTATTTTATCAAAATTTAAGTTTGTTTTAATAAATTTTTTCATTTCTATAAATCCACCGGGATATTCTGGAAAATTTTGACAAGGATAAATATATTTCAAACTATCCTTATGAATTTTTAATCTTTCTATATATTTCAAATCATTTGAAAAAGAAACTTTAAATTCCTTATTAAAAGCATTATATCCTTCACAATAAATTGAAACATTATAGTTGTCAGGAATTATTTTATCTATAACAAATAGTGGATATTTCTTATCTGCTTTCAAATTATATTTTTTGTAAGTATTCTTTTTATTTTGAAGAATTATTGAGTCAATTTTTAAAATAGATTCATTTGAATAGTCTTTTGTCAACATTATATTAAATGTAGAAAAAGTTTGTGATTTTAATCCAATTGAAATTGAAATTAATATTGTAACATATGTTATTAGTTTCTTCATCCTAATTATGATTGCTAATTTGTTTATATATTTAAAAATAAACGAATAATCATTTGTTTTTATTATTTGTCATTTTTCATTGCTTACTATTGTGTTGGCGCAAGTTAATATACCATTTTTTTCTCTCTTGTAATTCCAATTAATTTTATCTCAATATTACCAACAAATTGATTATATAATTTTTGAAACTGTAATTTATCTTCATATGATCCATTTAAATCACCGAGTTCTTTTTTAGTGACTGATCGCTTCAAATAAGGTTCTGCGCAATATTCATTTTCTTCAATTTCTTTATTGTAGAATTTCAGTGATTTTTTGAAATCCTTTTTTTTATAATATTTATTTGCTTTTTTTAAATATTCAGGTGGTAAATTGTCATGGTACATTGAATATTTATATGAAATTAAATATTCATAATCAATAGGGTTGTTTTTGTAAATTGTTGGATTCCACAAACCATCAGTTGATTTTAAACTTAACATTGAGGTTAAAGCTAATTCTTTGTTAGGATATTTAATTGGATCCATCTCACTTATTTTTCCATCCTTTGTTATGGTAAATGAAATAATAACGTAACCTTGAATCTGATTATTAATTGCATTTATAGGATAACGAATATCCCTTAATAAATATGATTCCAAATTACCTTCCTTGAAACTTGCTTTTAAATCAAATTTTATTGAATCTTCAATGACTTTAAGACTGTCTTGTGATTTGATTGTTAATCCAATAATTATAAAAAATCCAATTAATATTTTCGTTTTCATAGTTTTTTGTTTATTTCGGTGGTGTCCACATTAATTTGCGTCAACTTACTTATATTATGTAAAAGTATGCAAATAATAAATTTTTAATAATTACTTTCTTTTATCTCAAAATATGATTGTGGATGTAAACATGCAGGGCATATTTGAAGAGCTTTTTCCCCTTCGTGTAGATATCCGCAATTTCTACATTTCCAGATTATTTTTTCATCTCTTTCAAAAACTTTACCATTGTTAAGGTTGTTATATAATTTTGAATACCTTTCTTCGTGAGCTTTTTCAACTTTTGCAATCATTTTAAATGTAGTTGCAATTTCTTTAAAACCTTCTTTTTCTGCTGTTTTTTCAAATTCAGGATATAATTCAGTCCATTCTTCATTTTCTCCTTCTGCCGATGCTTTTAAATTTTCCAGTGTTGTTCCTATTTTTCCCGCAGGATATATTGCTGTTATTTCAACAGCTCTGCCTTCTAAAAATTTGAAAAATCTTTTAGCATGTTCCTTTTCATTTAATGCTGTTTCTGTAAATATGGCAGAAATTTGTTCTAAGCCTTCTTTTTTAGCTTGTTTTGCAAAATAATCGTATCTCATTCTTGCTTGTGATTCTCCTGCAAATGCTTTCAGTAAATTTTTTTCTGTTTGCGTTCCTTTTAAAGTTATCATATGTGTAAAATTTTAAGTATCCGTCAAGCCGGACAAGTTTTAGTTAATATTTAATTGTTTACATTTTATCCTGATTAATTAGCTTCGTTGAGCACTTCGTGGGTCATAAATTTTGGAATTATTTGATGCAAGTAAACAGTCAGCATCTGATTGTTATCGGATTGAAAGTTGATAAATGAATTTGCCTACTGCCAATTGTTCCCGAGTACTCGGGATTAACTTGTCAGCATTTGCACGAATTATTATTATTTCATATTTAAAATTAATACTTATTTGTGAATAATTCATATTGAAAATTATCTTTTTCTTCTGATTTTTGGGATATAATCAGTTCCTGTAACAATAAATTCGGTTCTTCTGTTTAATTCATGACAGATTTCTTTCATATCGTTTGTTGGCATTCTGTTAATAAATGATTCAGTCATTACATCACCTTCAGTTAAAAAATTATACTGTCTTGCTGCCTGCTTAGTAACGGTCGTTGGGTTAGATTCACCATAACCTTTTGATGATAATCTCTCTTCATCAATTCCATAAGTTATTAAAAAATCGACAACAGATTTTGCTCTTTTTTCTGATAAATCCCTGTTATATTCAGCACCACTTCTAAAGTCGGTATGAGAACCAAGTTCAATAGTAATATTTGGGTTGTCGTTTAATATTTCAACCAATTCTTCAAGAGCTATTAATGATTCAGGTCTGAGATCCCATTTGCCAAGGTCATAAAATATATTTACTAATTTTGGGCTATCATTAGGAGACATAAAAATATCCAATCTGAAATCAGAGCTGGTAGTTTTTCCTTTAGTAGTTTCTTTTCCTTTTCCATTTAAAAAACCACCCTTTTTGGTAACTACCCTATAATCAGTATTTGGTTTTAATGCAAAACTAAAGGAACCATCATTTTCAGAAGTTTTTGTTAGGTTTGTACCATCACTGCCAATTAAATTAACACTTGCACTGGCTATATATTCTTCAGTTCTTTCATTTCGTACAATACCGGCTAGTTGAAATTCGATTGGGGGTAATGAAAATTGCCAGATATCATCAGAGCCTTTACTTCCTTTTCTGCTTGATGACAAATAACCTCTTTCATAGTCACCTTCGAAAATAATTCCAAAATCATCAACAGGAGAATTAATCGGATATTTCATATTTTCAACAGTCCATTTTCCTTCTTCTTTTTCAACTGCCATAAATATATCCAAACCACCCATTCCCGGATGCCCATTTGATGAAAAATATAATGTTCCATCCTGATGAATGAAAGGGAACATCTCGTTATCCGATGTGTTTATATCTGTTCCTAGATTTACCGGTTGTTCCCAGCTTTCTGATTTGTTGCTGCGTGTAATTTTCCATATATCTTTTCCTCCCTTTCCTCCTTTCATGTTTGCTGCAAAATATAAAGTTAATTCATCATCAGAAATTGAAGGATGACCCACAGTAATTGTATCAGCAACAAGAGGAATTATTTGAGCTTCTGACCAACCAATTCCCTGTTTTTTAGCAACATATATCTGGCAACCAAGCTTTTCTTCTTTATTTTCACGAAAACTGGTAAAATATATTGTATTTGTTTTTTTATTTAGGGAAGGTGTACCTTCATCAAATTCAGAATTAATTGATTTATCAAGAGGTACAGGTTCTTTCCATTTTCCTTTTCTGTCTTTTCTTGTTTGAAAAATATCAGAGTAATATTCGCCTGTAACATCATTAATACTATTTCCGGTAGCACCTTCGCGCGATGAAGTAAAATAAACAACCGAATAATCATCTTTAGCATAAGCAGGACAAAAATCGCTTTGCTTTGAATTAAAAAAATACATATTAATAATTTCATATCGCGTAGGATTTTCAATCCATTCTTTTGCTAATTTACAAGATGAAATTCCTTTCTCGCCTCTTGGATCACCGGGAACAAGTTTTTTATAATTTTCATATTCAACAATTGCCTCGTCATATTTTTTATTAATTTTTTTTGCATCAGCATAAAATAATATAGCAATAGGGTTTGAATATTTCTTTTTAATAGCCTTTCTGAACCATATCTCAGCTTGTCTGGAATTGTTTGTTAATCTGTAACACAGAGCTGTTTTATACATTACTTCCGCCTTTTGTGCGTTATCTTTTGTTTTTGCGTATGCATATTTATATAAATCAATTGCCTTAAAATACTGACCGGAGTTAAATGCATTATTGGCTTTTAAAGATAAGTCCTTTTGTGTAAACCCATTTAATGAGAAAAGACAAAATAATATTACAATTAATATATTTTTAATTTTCATGTTGATACATGTTTTATTTTTCACGAAATTAATAATTATTGAATTAATAAACGAATTTCAAATATTTGATATTGTTAATTTCTTATTTTTTCTAAGATAAAAAGTCTTAAAGACTTATAAATCTTATAATATAGTTAAAAATCAAAT includes:
- the prfA gene encoding peptide chain release factor 1, which translates into the protein MAKNMILEKLEGVKLRYEEVEKLISEPEVISDMKRYIKLNKEYKDLEPIIDAYKEYTNVLSNIDSTKQMLSTEKDEELREMAKAELEELNEKIKPLEEKIKFLLIPADPEDDKNAMVEIRAGTGGDEASIFAGDLFRMYTKYCEAKRWKVDITHVSEGTSGGYKEIIFKVAGEGVYGILKYESGVHRVQRVPQTETQGRLHTSAASVAVLPEAGEFDIQINADDIRKDTYCSSGPGGQSVNTTYSAIRLTHTPTGIVVTCQDQKSQLKNLDKAMAELRTRLYNLEYQKYLDEISSKRKTMVSTGDRSAKIRTYNYPQGRVTDHRITLTLYNLPSILDGNIQEIINKLQIAENAERLKESNL
- a CDS encoding energy transducer TonB; the encoded protein is MKTKILIGFFIIIGLTIKSQDSLKVIEDSIKFDLKASFKEGNLESYLLRDIRYPINAINNQIQGYVIISFTITKDGKISEMDPIKYPNKELALTSMLSLKSTDGLWNPTIYKNNPIDYEYLISYKYSMYHDNLPPEYLKKANKYYKKKDFKKSLKFYNKEIEENEYCAEPYLKRSVTKKELGDLNGSYEDKLQFQKLYNQFVGNIEIKLIGITREKKMVY
- a CDS encoding rubrerythrin family protein, which translates into the protein MITLKGTQTEKNLLKAFAGESQARMRYDYFAKQAKKEGLEQISAIFTETALNEKEHAKRFFKFLEGRAVEITAIYPAGKIGTTLENLKASAEGENEEWTELYPEFEKTAEKEGFKEIATTFKMIAKVEKAHEERYSKLYNNLNNGKVFERDEKIIWKCRNCGYLHEGEKALQICPACLHPQSYFEIKESNY
- a CDS encoding OmpA family protein, yielding MKIKNILIVILFCLFSLNGFTQKDLSLKANNAFNSGQYFKAIDLYKYAYAKTKDNAQKAEVMYKTALCYRLTNNSRQAEIWFRKAIKKKYSNPIAILFYADAKKINKKYDEAIVEYENYKKLVPGDPRGEKGISSCKLAKEWIENPTRYEIINMYFFNSKQSDFCPAYAKDDYSVVYFTSSREGATGNSINDVTGEYYSDIFQTRKDRKGKWKEPVPLDKSINSEFDEGTPSLNKKTNTIYFTSFRENKEEKLGCQIYVAKKQGIGWSEAQIIPLVADTITVGHPSISDDELTLYFAANMKGGKGGKDIWKITRSNKSESWEQPVNLGTDINTSDNEMFPFIHQDGTLYFSSNGHPGMGGLDIFMAVEKEEGKWTVENMKYPINSPVDDFGIIFEGDYERGYLSSSRKGSKGSDDIWQFSLPPIEFQLAGIVRNERTEEYIASASVNLIGSDGTNLTKTSENDGSFSFALKPNTDYRVVTKKGGFLNGKGKETTKGKTTSSDFRLDIFMSPNDSPKLVNIFYDLGKWDLRPESLIALEELVEILNDNPNITIELGSHTDFRSGAEYNRDLSEKRAKSVVDFLITYGIDEERLSSKGYGESNPTTVTKQAARQYNFLTEGDVMTESFINRMPTNDMKEICHELNRRTEFIVTGTDYIPKIRRKR
- the pyrF gene encoding orotidine-5'-phosphate decarboxylase, which gives rise to MSIEELFKNIKKKKSFLCIGLDSDINKIPEFLLKFDDPIFEFNKRIIETTYDLTIAYKPNLAFYECMGVKGWKTLEKTVTYIKKEHPDIFLIADAKRGDIGNTSRMYAKTFFENMNFDAITVSPYMGEDSVKPFLEFKDKWAIILALNSNTGSKDFQFIKDNIDNKTLYEKVIETSKKWGSKENIMYVVGATKSEMLKEIRKIIPDNFLLIPGIGTQGGNLSEVAQYGLNNKCGLIVNSSRAIIYADNSNNFTKKVREKANELKVEMEKQLIEKGLIN
- a CDS encoding phosphoribosylformylglycinamidine cyclo-ligase; the encoded protein is MKTESRYNKRGVSASKEDVHNAIKNIDKGIFPKAFCKIIPDYLSGDDKYCNIMHADGAGTKSSLAYIYWKETGDISVWKGIAQDAIVMNIDDLLCVGATDNILISSTIGRNKNLIPGEVISAIINGTNEIINELKELGINIHSTGGETADVGDLVRTIIVDSTVTCRMRRDKVISNENIQEGDVIIGLSSSGRASYEKEYNGGMGSNGLTSARHDIFSNYLAKLYPESFDGAIPEELVYSGKYKLTDKIEELGINVGKLVLSPTRTYAPVIKEILENFHPFIHGMIHCSGGAQTKILNFIDNLHVIKNNMFDVPVLFKIIKEQSDTTWEEMYKVFNMGHRFELYVPEKIAKDIINISAKFNIDAKIIGYCEKSTTKKLTIISKFGEFQYF